A window of Rhododendron vialii isolate Sample 1 chromosome 13a, ASM3025357v1 contains these coding sequences:
- the LOC131313332 gene encoding protein TIFY 5B-like — protein MKRNCNLGLRLVPPSAALRFPDSDDNRHQEEEVEREEQRPLTIFYNGRVCVCDVTELQARAIMMLASQEMEEKVKSLLGSELPSPLLQSPVCSPTTGLSMKRSLQRFLQKRRNRFQATSPY, from the exons ATGAAGAGGAATTGTAACTTGGGCCTCCGCCTCGTACCGCCTTCCGCGGCTCTCCGTTTCCCGGATTCCGACGACAACCGCCAccaggaggaggaggtggagagagaagaacaaCGGCCGCTGACTATATTCTATAACGGAAGGGTCTGCGTTTGTGACGTCACAGAGCTTCag GCGAGAGCGATCATGATGCTTGCAAGtcaagaaatggaagaaaaggTGAAGAGCTTGCTTGGTTCAGAGCTCCCATCACCATTGCTTCAGTCTCCGGTGTGTAGCCCTACCACAGGTCTCTCTATGAAGAGATCACTGCAACGGTTCCTCCAAAAGAGAAGGAACCGATTTCAAGCAACATCTCCTTACTGA
- the LOC131313754 gene encoding glycolate oxidase 1-like, producing MDQITNVMEYQAIAKEKLPKMVYDYYASGAEDQWTLQENRNAFSKILFRPRILIDVSKIDITTTFLGFNISMPIMIAPTAMQKMAHPEGEYATARAASAADTIMTLSSWATSSVEEVASTGPGIRFFQLYVLKDRNVVAQLVRRAERAGFKAIALTVDTPRLGRREADIKNRFTLPPHLTLKNFEGLDLGNIDKTDDSGLASYVSSQMDQSLNWKDVEWLQTITHLPILVKGVLTAEDARLSVQAGAAGIIVSNHGARQLDYVPATIMALEEVVKAAQGRVPVFLDGGVRRGTDVFKALALGASGIFIGRPVLFALAAHGEAGVRKVLQMLRDEFELTMALSGCRSLKDITRDHIVTPWDAPRVVPKL from the exons ATGGATCAGATAACCAATGTTATGGAGTATCAAGCCATTGCAAAGGAGAAGCTGCCAAAGATGGTTTATGACTATTATGCATCTGGTGCAGAGGACCAATGGACTCTCCAAGAGAACCGCAATGCATTCTCAAAGATTTT GTTTCGACCTCGTATTCTCATTGATGTTAGCAAGATAGACATTACCACAACTTTCCTGGGCTTCAACATTTCAATGCCCATCATGATTGCTCCAACAGCTATGCAGAAAATGGCCCATCCCGAAG GAGAGTATGCCACTGCAAGAGCAGCATCTGCTGCTGACACAATTATG ACTCTGTCCTCATGGGCTACTTCTAGTGTTGAAGAGGTTGCCTCTACAGGACCTGGCATTCGCTTTTTCCAGCTATAT GTGCTCAAAGACAGGAATGTGGTTGCCCAGCTTGTTAGAAGAGCTGAAAGGGCAGGTTTCAAGGCGATTGCACTAACTGTGGATACCCCGAGGCTCGGCCGTAGAGAAGCTGATATTAAGAATAG ATTTACTTTGCCACCACATTTGACACTGAAGAATTTTGAGGGATTGGATCTCGGGAATATAGATAAG ACAGATGATTCCGGATTGGCTTCATATGTTTCCAGCCAAATGGACCAGTCTCTTAACTGGAAG GATGTGGAGTGGCTTCAAACAATCACCCATTTACCTATCCTAGTGAAGGGTGTCTTGACCGCAGAGGATG CAAGGCTATCAGTGCAAGCTGGAGCAGCAGGAATCATTGTTTCAAATCATGGAGCTCGCCAACTTGATTATGTCCCTGCAACGATTATGGCTTTGGAGGAG GTTGTTAAAGCTGCACAAGGCCGAGTTCCCGTTTTCCTAGATGGTGGGGTTCGGCGTGGTACAGATGTCTTCAAAGCATTGGCTCTTGGAGCGTCAGGAATATTT ATTGGGAGACCGGTGCTGTTTGCCTTGGCAGCTCATGGCGAGGCCGGTGTGCGAAAAGTGCTTCAAATGCTTCGCGATGAGTTTGAGCTAACTATGGCGTTAAGTGGTTGCCGTTCGCTCAAGGACATTACTCGTGATCACATAGTGACCCCGTGGGATGCTCCTCGTGTTGTGCCAAAATTGTAA